TAATCCGACCACCGCCATGTAGCGCCGCAACGTAAGCCGGGAGAGGCAGTACTTGATTTTCCATAGCCTTAAACTCATAGCGTTAAAAACCATTTCCTTCAAAACGTCCTAAGAAGCTGATGCCTAGATTATGAAGCATTAAGTTTTTATTTCCTCATCCTACCTAACCCTAACAATTAATATAATACCAAATTTTACGAAAATACAGGATAAAGTCTAATCATTGTTTCTCCTTGATTTAACCTTCCTGCAAAATTATTTGATAGATAAACTCATCAGGATTTGCTTACCAACTGGACCAGTTTTTCAAAGAACCTAACTGCTTGTCCATTGTTAGTTATGACAATGCCATACTCCCCATCTGTTGTATTTAAAATTTCTTTTGGAAGTTCAGAAAATTGAAGTTGCTCCTCAGGGAGATCAGACGCCTCTAGTTCATTTGCATATTTTTAAGCTCTAATGTAACAGTAATTATATTTTCCAAAGCAATCCCCGCCTTTAATTTCTGAATTTTATCTAATTTTATTGTACCACAAGACAAGAACGTATGTACTGTTTTTTATTCTTATCACCTGCTTTTAAAAGTCGGTTTCTTTCATGCATGGATGCCCTTGTCGAATCCTTTGACGAGTATTTAAATGAAAATGACATTCGATATAAAGATTGCAAAAGAAAAATCGTTTCCTTATTTCTTAGGAAACGACTTTCCTCATTTTATCTCACCTGTATTTTTCTTTATGAATTTGTAAAAAGATAGGTACATGTTTCGTTTCCCTGACAAGCTTATAACGGGTATGTTCATAGCTAGGCATTAGCGGTTTTTTAGTGATCCGAAAAGTTGATTTATTTTTTGTAGTTTTCTTATTATTCTAGGCGTTGGATAGTTAGAAAAGCCCCTTCTATACCGTTTCCCAAAAAACTAACGGCGACATTATCACCCATTACCTGAAGGGTAATTTTATCTCCTTTGATTAAGTTTTCCTGAGTTTCAGCCCCAAACGTATTTGTCTGTTTCCCTCCACTTTTAGAGGTATTAATTTCAACTGTATTATTTCTTACTAATCGGGTAATAAGAGTCAAAGAACTGGACGTGGTGATGCTATATCTGAGAATATAACGTCCATCTTCTGGAACGATGAAGGCTCTGTTCGCATCTTCAACTGTGAAACTATCCAATTTTTGATTGTCAGGAAGAGGGAGATTTATCCCTTCTGGTGGTACAACAATAACAAAGGGATTAGTAGGTGGAGTTAAAGTGGCAGTCATCGTGTTGATGTTTAGATTTGGTCCTATTGCTCCTGTTGGACCTGGTGCTCCTGTTTGCCCCATTGATCCGGTAATTCCTGTCGCCCCTGTTGGTCCTGTCGCTCCCGTTTGACCAGGAGGACTAAAAATTCCTAATTGTGTTGAACCTGTCCATCCTGTGTCCCCTACGTCTCCAGTAGAGCCAGTTGCCCCTGTTTCTCCTGTTTCTCCGGTAGATCCTGTTACCCCTGTTGTCCCAGTTGCTCCAGTAAGTCCCGTTGCCCCCGTTGTTCCAGTTGCTCCGGTAGATCCCGTTGCCCCCGTTGTTCCAGTTGCTCCAGTAAGTCCCGTTGCCCCCGTTGTTCCAGTTGATCCGGTAGGTCCCGTTGCTCCTGTTTTTCCCCGTATAAATGTACAACAAAATGTAGAAGATGTGGAGGATAAATGACATGAACGCTTAATGTGTATTGGATTTTTTTTAGCAAACTCATCGAGATCAGTATGTTTAATTTCATCCCATATTCTTTTTATATCGTGTAATTCTTTCACGATCTACACCTCACTTTTTATCTCAAGATATTCTACACATAGGAAATACTCTTGTACAAAAAGAACCCTAGCTTAAAATGGTTGTTTTATAC
The nucleotide sequence above comes from Brevibacillus laterosporus LMG 15441. Encoded proteins:
- a CDS encoding BclA C-terminal domain-containing protein, which gives rise to MKRSCHLSSTSSTFCCTFIRGKTGATGPTGSTGTTGATGLTGATGTTGATGSTGATGTTGATGLTGATGTTGVTGSTGETGETGATGSTGDVGDTGWTGSTQLGIFSPPGQTGATGPTGATGITGSMGQTGAPGPTGAIGPNLNINTMTATLTPPTNPFVIVVPPEGINLPLPDNQKLDSFTVEDANRAFIVPEDGRYILRYSITTSSSLTLITRLVRNNTVEINTSKSGGKQTNTFGAETQENLIKGDKITLQVMGDNVAVSFLGNGIEGAFLTIQRLE